The Kozakia baliensis genome includes a region encoding these proteins:
- a CDS encoding GNAT family N-acetyltransferase, producing the protein MTETVPVLETERMILRAHTQNDFEAFAAMRADPVIAKYTTGKPASLKDSWSKLLQYRGLWGILGYGYWAAEEKGTGRFIGNIGFGDFHRGLSPSIDGVPEAGWVLASWTHGRGFASEGAQAALRWLDTQTAYERCVCIIAPANQASKRLAQKLGFAFLTHTFFMEEDTLMFERKRSQENLQS; encoded by the coding sequence ATGACGGAGACAGTCCCCGTTCTCGAAACGGAACGGATGATTTTGCGCGCTCACACCCAGAACGATTTCGAAGCCTTCGCCGCCATGCGGGCCGATCCGGTCATCGCGAAATACACCACCGGCAAACCGGCAAGCCTTAAGGATAGCTGGTCCAAGCTTCTGCAATATCGCGGGCTATGGGGAATTTTAGGCTATGGCTATTGGGCGGCGGAGGAAAAGGGAACCGGGCGCTTCATTGGCAATATCGGCTTCGGCGACTTCCATCGCGGTCTCTCGCCTTCCATCGACGGCGTGCCGGAAGCAGGCTGGGTTCTGGCTTCGTGGACGCATGGGCGCGGCTTTGCCTCCGAAGGGGCGCAAGCTGCTCTGCGCTGGCTCGACACGCAAACGGCATATGAACGCTGCGTGTGCATTATCGCACCGGCCAATCAGGCTTCCAAACGCCTCGCCCAAAAGCTTGGCTTCGCGTTTCTCACCCATACGTTCTTTATGGAGGAGGACACGCTGATGTTCGAGAGAAAGAGAAGCCAAGAGAATTTACAAAGCTAA
- a CDS encoding PhzF family phenazine biosynthesis protein — protein MAIFSFKQVDVFSSVPLKGNPLAVVIGAEGLNDAQMSVFANWTNLSETTFLLPPTVPEADYRVRIFTPHGELPFAGHPTLGTCHAWLEVGGAPKGREVVQECAAGLVRVRRENGELAFAAPPLCRSGPVDPELMEKIRAGLHITPEQILASAWVDNGPGWLALRLSSREEVLAAKPDFAALDEQKIGLVGPWEKSGDDEPQFELRAFSDGHEDPVTGSLNASVAQWLMGSGVAPDSYIASQGTALGRAGRISLTKADGEIWVGGAVTTLIDGSLKL, from the coding sequence ATGGCGATATTTTCCTTCAAGCAAGTTGATGTTTTTTCTTCCGTGCCGCTGAAAGGCAATCCGCTCGCCGTCGTTATCGGAGCGGAAGGGCTGAACGATGCGCAGATGAGCGTCTTCGCAAATTGGACCAATCTCAGCGAAACGACCTTTCTCCTGCCGCCGACCGTACCTGAAGCGGATTATCGCGTGCGTATCTTCACACCGCATGGCGAACTCCCTTTCGCCGGGCATCCCACGCTCGGCACATGTCATGCTTGGCTTGAAGTGGGCGGTGCGCCGAAGGGCAGGGAGGTGGTGCAGGAATGTGCCGCCGGTCTGGTGCGCGTCCGGCGTGAAAACGGAGAACTGGCTTTTGCCGCGCCGCCTTTGTGCCGGAGCGGGCCAGTCGATCCGGAATTGATGGAAAAAATCCGTGCCGGGCTTCATATAACGCCCGAACAAATTCTGGCTTCCGCTTGGGTCGATAACGGTCCCGGCTGGCTGGCCCTGCGTCTGTCCTCGCGCGAGGAAGTGCTGGCGGCGAAACCGGATTTCGCAGCGCTGGACGAACAAAAGATCGGTCTGGTCGGCCCCTGGGAAAAGTCCGGCGATGACGAGCCGCAGTTCGAATTGCGCGCATTCTCCGATGGACACGAAGACCCGGTGACGGGCAGCCTCAATGCCTCCGTCGCGCAATGGCTGATGGGAAGCGGCGTTGCGCCGGATTCCTATATTGCTAGCCAAGGCACGGCGTTAGGCCGTGCAGGCCGTATCAGCCTGACGAAAGCGGATGGTGAAATATGGGTAGGCGGTGCTGTCACGACATTGATTGACGGTTCGCTGAAGCTTTGA
- a CDS encoding glycosyltransferase family 4 protein produces MRIGFVIQHINAYGGTERAACAVMNDLAQTDEVHLFEVFSRGPARFGLDPRIGTTSLFDKHISLLNSWPRLVARMVREIRRHRLDMLVIVEATHALYGVAAAKWAGIPCIVWEHFNFSVDLGKRKRRWGRRLAARWANDIVVLTHRDIELWEAGAAPRANLHCIPNIAPPVSSHTYDPSLKTILALGRFVPQKGFDLLVEAWALVEADPRSEGWRLRIVGDGPDKPGLAARAKRFRRLELAPSESDVEGLFAQTGLMVVPSRVEGLPMVMLEAASFGLPMVAFDCLTGPAEVIEDGESGLLVPPGDVWALAEALLELMSDADRRQKMSERAKEKAVDFSKERVMAAWRALLF; encoded by the coding sequence ATGCGTATCGGTTTCGTTATTCAGCACATCAACGCTTATGGCGGCACGGAACGCGCCGCTTGCGCCGTCATGAACGATCTGGCTCAAACCGATGAAGTGCATCTGTTCGAAGTGTTCTCCCGTGGCCCGGCCCGATTTGGGTTGGACCCGCGGATCGGCACGACCAGCCTGTTCGACAAACATATCTCCCTGCTCAATTCCTGGCCGCGCCTCGTGGCGCGCATGGTGCGCGAAATCCGGCGGCATCGCCTCGATATGCTGGTGATCGTGGAAGCGACTCACGCGCTTTACGGCGTCGCGGCGGCGAAATGGGCCGGCATTCCCTGTATCGTCTGGGAGCATTTCAATTTCAGCGTCGATCTAGGCAAACGCAAGAGACGCTGGGGGCGGCGCCTCGCCGCACGCTGGGCGAACGATATCGTGGTGCTGACGCATCGCGACATCGAACTCTGGGAGGCGGGAGCCGCGCCGCGCGCAAATCTGCACTGCATCCCCAATATTGCCCCGCCGGTTTCGAGCCATACATACGATCCTTCGCTCAAAACGATTTTGGCGTTGGGCCGCTTCGTGCCGCAAAAAGGTTTCGATCTGCTGGTCGAAGCTTGGGCGTTGGTGGAGGCCGATCCGCGTTCGGAAGGCTGGCGGCTTCGCATCGTCGGGGATGGGCCGGACAAACCAGGGCTGGCCGCGCGCGCCAAGCGCTTCCGTCGCCTGGAACTCGCCCCGTCGGAAAGTGACGTCGAAGGGCTGTTCGCGCAAACAGGATTGATGGTGGTGCCCTCGCGTGTCGAAGGCCTGCCTATGGTGATGCTCGAAGCCGCATCCTTCGGTTTGCCGATGGTGGCGTTCGATTGCCTGACCGGCCCGGCGGAAGTGATCGAGGACGGCGAAAGCGGCCTTCTTGTGCCGCCGGGCGATGTTTGGGCGCTGGCCGAGGCGCTACTCGAACTCATGAGCGATGCTGATCGTCGGCAAAAAATGTCCGAACGCGCGAAAGAGAAAGCGGTGGATTTCAGCAAGGAACGCGTCATGGCCGCATGGCGGGCTTTGTTGTTTTAG
- a CDS encoding NAD(P)/FAD-dependent oxidoreductase, which yields MIQGPIQTDVAIVGAGPTALFAAFECGMLKLSCVLIDALDEIGGQCAALYPEKPIYDIPAHPSIEGGALIAALEAQIAPFDVPRLLGQRVEALSGHRGAFTLKTSAGETVQAKAIIIAAGAGAFGPNRPPLHGLEEYERSGAVQYYVRRRADFEGKRIVVAGGGDSALDWALSLSELADKIYLLHRRARFRGAPETLARIEEQVVAGRIEKIVPYQLHALHGADGRLESVEVADLDGNARHLEADTLLPFYGLSTDLGPIANWNIDTIRSTIPVTPSTLETSLAGVFAIGDIAAYPGKLKLILQGFSEGAMAAHAIHPIVHPDTALHFEYSTSKGVPAAS from the coding sequence ATGATTCAAGGCCCGATTCAGACAGATGTCGCCATCGTCGGCGCAGGACCGACGGCTCTTTTCGCGGCTTTCGAATGTGGGATGCTGAAGCTTTCCTGCGTTCTGATCGATGCGCTCGACGAAATCGGTGGCCAATGCGCCGCGCTTTACCCGGAAAAGCCGATCTATGACATTCCGGCCCATCCCTCCATCGAAGGCGGGGCTCTGATCGCAGCGCTCGAAGCGCAGATCGCACCCTTCGATGTGCCACGCCTTCTCGGACAACGGGTAGAGGCGCTATCGGGTCATCGTGGGGCGTTCACGCTCAAAACCAGCGCGGGCGAAACCGTCCAGGCCAAGGCGATCATCATCGCCGCCGGTGCGGGTGCCTTCGGGCCGAACCGGCCGCCGCTCCACGGGCTAGAAGAATACGAGCGCAGCGGCGCGGTGCAATATTATGTGCGTCGCCGCGCGGATTTCGAAGGCAAGCGCATCGTCGTGGCCGGAGGTGGCGACTCCGCGCTAGACTGGGCGCTGTCCCTCTCGGAACTGGCGGATAAAATCTATTTGCTTCATCGTCGCGCCCGTTTCCGCGGCGCGCCTGAAACCCTGGCGCGGATCGAAGAGCAGGTCGTCGCCGGACGCATCGAGAAGATCGTGCCTTATCAGCTTCATGCGCTTCACGGCGCGGATGGCCGGTTGGAGAGCGTGGAAGTTGCGGATCTGGATGGGAACGCCCGTCATCTCGAAGCGGACACCCTGTTGCCGTTCTACGGTCTTTCGACCGATCTCGGCCCAATCGCCAATTGGAACATCGACACGATCCGCAGCACGATCCCGGTGACACCGTCCACGCTGGAGACGTCGCTTGCGGGCGTTTTCGCCATTGGCGACATCGCGGCTTATCCCGGCAAGCTCAAATTGATTTTGCAGGGTTTCAGCGAAGGAGCCATGGCCGCGCATGCCATTCACCCGATCGTTCATCCCGATACGGCACTTCATTTCGAGTACTCAACAAGCAAAGGCGTGCCCGCAGCATCTTGA
- the alr gene encoding alanine racemase codes for MNNFQSRAGGWLQIDLPAIAENYRRLRSHVGRNVSVGAAVKADAYGLGIAQVAPVLHNAGCRHFFVATVDEGVVLREHIGPDAKIFQLNGPMPGAENVVLAADLHPVLNSREQIAGWRHLAKQQGRPLPCVLQIDSGMSRFGLSEADIRALGADDALEGLQIELVMSHLACADEPSHPQNAAQLSRFRALRAHLPEASSSLAASSGIFLGPDFHFDLVRPGYALYGGNPVLGHPNPMRNVVTLHARLIQDRVIEAGTAVGYSARFVAQRPSRIATLAIGYADGLPRAAGDIATAIHPARPDVKLPVIGRVSMDCMALDVTDLGDMDLPPGTCFELIGTHRPLDDVASGLDTIGYELLTSLGRRHHREYIESSL; via the coding sequence ATGAACAATTTTCAATCTCGGGCTGGAGGCTGGTTGCAGATCGACCTCCCCGCCATCGCCGAAAACTACCGCCGCCTACGCTCACATGTCGGCAGGAACGTAAGCGTAGGCGCGGCGGTCAAAGCAGACGCGTACGGACTAGGAATCGCGCAAGTCGCGCCAGTCCTACATAACGCGGGATGTCGGCATTTCTTCGTCGCGACAGTGGATGAAGGCGTCGTGCTCCGCGAGCACATCGGTCCGGATGCAAAGATTTTTCAACTCAACGGCCCCATGCCCGGTGCGGAAAACGTGGTCTTAGCTGCCGATCTGCACCCCGTTCTCAATAGTCGCGAACAGATCGCGGGCTGGCGGCATCTTGCAAAACAACAGGGCCGTCCCCTGCCCTGCGTTCTGCAAATCGACTCTGGCATGTCACGCTTTGGACTCAGCGAAGCCGATATCAGAGCGCTCGGCGCGGACGATGCTTTGGAAGGATTGCAGATCGAGTTGGTAATGAGCCATCTCGCTTGCGCCGACGAACCGTCTCACCCGCAAAATGCCGCCCAACTGTCGCGCTTTCGCGCGTTGCGTGCGCATCTGCCCGAAGCGTCGTCCAGCCTTGCCGCCTCAAGCGGGATTTTTCTCGGACCGGATTTCCATTTCGATCTCGTCCGCCCCGGTTATGCGCTTTACGGCGGCAACCCAGTGTTGGGCCATCCGAATCCTATGCGCAATGTCGTCACGCTTCATGCTCGCTTGATCCAAGACCGAGTTATCGAAGCGGGAACCGCCGTAGGTTACAGCGCGCGTTTCGTGGCGCAGCGCCCCAGCCGAATCGCAACGCTCGCTATCGGCTATGCCGATGGGTTGCCACGCGCGGCGGGAGATATCGCCACCGCCATCCATCCCGCGCGTCCTGACGTCAAATTGCCGGTCATCGGTCGTGTGTCGATGGACTGCATGGCGCTGGACGTCACCGATCTGGGCGACATGGATCTGCCGCCCGGCACATGTTTCGAACTGATCGGCACGCATCGCCCCCTGGACGATGTAGCGTCGGGGTTGGATACGATCGGATATGAACTTCTGACGTCGCTCGGGCGCCGTCATCACCGTGAATACATCGAGAGTTCTTTATGA
- a CDS encoding D-amino acid dehydrogenase yields MKIIVLGAGVVGVTTAWYLAEQGHEVEVVDRQPGVALETSFANAGQVSPGYSTPWAMPGLPLKVAGWMLHKHSPLIIRAAAISVPMARFVTQLLENCTHHAYDVNKGRMLRIAEYSRDCLAELRNQTGIHYDGSQKGLIQLFRTQKQIDHAHEDMRLLGESGIPHELLDVDGILKHEPGLLGARHRLQGGLRLPGDEAGDAYLFTKNLAALAAEKGVKFRFRTRIEAIEAASDSIYGVRTSEGRLTADAYVLALGSYSPRMLAPIELKLPVYPVKGYSLTAPITDESRAPVSTVNDETYKVAITRLGDRIRIGGTAELTGWRLRLSEDRRETLELSFSEMFGGGDLSRARYWTGLRPCTPDGTPVVGPSGRYGNLWLNTGHGTLGWTMAAGSGKLLADRISGRRTEIPALDLSLDRYTS; encoded by the coding sequence ATGAAAATCATCGTTTTGGGCGCTGGCGTCGTCGGCGTGACCACCGCCTGGTATCTGGCCGAACAGGGCCACGAAGTCGAAGTCGTGGACCGTCAGCCGGGTGTCGCGCTCGAGACGTCTTTCGCCAATGCCGGTCAGGTTTCCCCCGGCTATTCCACGCCTTGGGCCATGCCGGGCTTGCCGTTGAAGGTGGCGGGATGGATGCTGCACAAGCATAGTCCGCTTATCATTCGAGCGGCGGCGATCAGCGTACCGATGGCGCGTTTCGTGACGCAGCTTTTGGAAAATTGCACGCACCACGCTTATGACGTCAATAAAGGCCGTATGTTGCGCATTGCGGAATATAGCCGCGACTGCTTGGCGGAACTGCGCAACCAAACCGGTATTCATTACGATGGTAGCCAAAAGGGCCTGATCCAGCTTTTCCGCACGCAAAAGCAGATCGACCATGCGCATGAGGATATGCGCCTGTTGGGAGAGAGTGGCATCCCGCACGAATTGCTGGATGTCGATGGTATTCTCAAACATGAGCCGGGCCTGCTTGGCGCGCGCCATCGCTTGCAAGGCGGCTTGCGTCTGCCGGGCGACGAGGCGGGCGATGCCTATCTGTTCACTAAAAACCTTGCCGCCTTGGCGGCGGAAAAAGGCGTCAAATTCCGCTTCCGCACGCGCATTGAGGCTATCGAAGCCGCCAGCGACTCGATTTATGGCGTACGCACCAGCGAAGGCCGCTTGACGGCTGATGCTTACGTTCTGGCGCTAGGCAGCTATTCGCCGCGTATGTTGGCACCGATCGAGCTTAAGCTGCCGGTCTATCCCGTGAAAGGCTATTCGCTGACCGCGCCGATCACCGATGAAAGCCGCGCACCTGTTTCGACGGTCAATGACGAAACCTACAAAGTGGCCATTACCCGCCTGGGCGACCGCATCCGCATTGGCGGCACGGCGGAACTGACCGGCTGGCGTCTGCGCCTTAGCGAGGATCGTCGTGAAACGCTTGAACTTTCTTTCAGCGAGATGTTCGGCGGCGGCGATTTGAGCCGTGCGCGTTATTGGACCGGCCTGCGCCCTTGCACGCCGGATGGCACGCCGGTTGTCGGCCCGTCTGGACGTTACGGCAATCTGTGGCTCAATACCGGCCACGGCACGCTGGGTTGGACGATGGCCGCAGGGTCCGGCAAGCTTTTGGCTGACCGCATCAGTGGACGCCGTACGGAAATTCCAGCGCTGGATCTCTCGCTGGACCGCTATACTTCCTGA
- the typA gene encoding translational GTPase TypA encodes MEIRNIAIIAHVDHGKTTLVDQLLKQSGSFRENQHVAERAMDSNDLERERGITILAKCTSVVWNDTRINIIDTPGHADFGGEVERILSMVDGAIILVDAAEGALPQTKFVLGKALARGIRPIVVVNKIDRSDARPDEVHEEIFDLFASLGADEHQLDFPMLYASGRQGWADLEMDGPRKDLSPLFDLVLRHVPTPNVDKDAPFGMVSTILESDNFLGRILTGRIDQGRARVNMPVRVLRRDGTVVETGRLTKLLSFRGLDRVPVEEAEAGDIVAVAGLSEATIPDTIADPSVEAPLPSTPVDPPTLSMTFRINDGPLGGREGKKVTSRQIRDRLFKETEGNVAIKVTESPESEAFEVAGRGELQLGVLIETMRREGFELTIGRPRVLFRNNEETGEREEPFEEVLVDVDEPYSGVVVEKMSLRKGVMQDMRPSGGGKVRLTFLIPSRGLIGYHGEFLTDTRGTGLMNRLFAGYQPYVGTIEGRRNGSLISAEDGATTQYALFSLQDRGTLFVEAGEKIYTGMILGEHSRENDLEVNAVREKKLTNIRAAGKDDALLLVPPRKMSLEQAIAYIEDDELVEVTPSAVRIRKRYLDPNERKRMAKSKSND; translated from the coding sequence ATGGAAATCCGTAACATCGCCATTATCGCGCACGTCGATCATGGTAAAACGACGCTCGTCGATCAGCTTCTTAAACAGTCCGGCTCTTTCCGCGAGAACCAGCACGTTGCCGAACGTGCAATGGACAGCAACGACCTCGAACGCGAGCGCGGCATCACCATTCTCGCGAAATGCACGTCCGTCGTCTGGAACGATACGCGCATCAACATCATCGACACGCCGGGCCACGCCGATTTCGGCGGTGAGGTCGAGCGTATCCTGAGCATGGTAGATGGCGCGATCATCCTCGTGGACGCCGCCGAAGGCGCGCTGCCGCAGACGAAATTCGTGCTGGGCAAGGCGCTTGCTCGCGGCATCCGCCCGATCGTGGTCGTGAACAAGATCGACCGTAGCGACGCGCGCCCGGACGAAGTGCACGAAGAAATCTTCGATCTGTTCGCTTCCCTAGGCGCCGACGAACACCAGCTCGACTTCCCGATGCTCTATGCTTCGGGCCGTCAGGGTTGGGCCGATCTGGAAATGGACGGGCCCCGCAAGGATCTCTCCCCGCTGTTCGATCTCGTACTGCGCCACGTCCCGACGCCGAATGTCGATAAGGACGCGCCGTTCGGCATGGTGTCCACCATTCTCGAAAGCGACAACTTCCTGGGCCGCATCCTGACCGGTCGTATCGACCAGGGCCGCGCTCGCGTGAACATGCCGGTGCGCGTGCTGCGCCGCGATGGCACGGTCGTCGAGACCGGCCGTCTGACGAAGCTGCTCTCCTTCCGTGGTCTGGATCGCGTGCCGGTCGAAGAGGCCGAAGCCGGTGACATCGTCGCCGTCGCCGGTCTGTCGGAAGCGACCATTCCGGACACGATCGCCGATCCGTCCGTCGAAGCGCCTCTGCCTTCCACCCCGGTCGATCCGCCGACCCTGTCCATGACCTTCCGCATCAACGATGGCCCGCTGGGCGGTCGCGAAGGCAAGAAGGTGACATCTCGCCAGATTCGTGACCGTCTGTTCAAGGAAACGGAAGGCAACGTCGCGATTAAGGTGACGGAAAGCCCGGAAAGCGAAGCGTTCGAAGTGGCAGGCCGTGGCGAACTTCAGCTCGGCGTGCTGATCGAGACGATGCGTCGCGAAGGTTTCGAGCTGACCATCGGCCGTCCGCGCGTGCTGTTCCGCAACAACGAGGAAACCGGCGAGCGCGAAGAGCCGTTCGAAGAAGTTCTCGTGGACGTGGACGAGCCGTATTCGGGCGTAGTTGTCGAGAAAATGTCGCTCCGTAAAGGCGTCATGCAGGACATGCGCCCGTCCGGCGGCGGTAAGGTTCGTCTGACCTTCCTGATCCCTTCGCGTGGCCTGATCGGCTATCACGGCGAGTTCCTGACGGATACGCGCGGCACCGGCCTGATGAACCGTCTGTTCGCTGGCTATCAGCCCTATGTCGGCACGATCGAAGGCCGCCGTAACGGCTCGCTGATCTCTGCCGAAGACGGCGCGACGACGCAGTATGCGCTGTTCTCCTTGCAGGATCGCGGCACGCTGTTCGTCGAGGCGGGCGAGAAGATCTACACGGGCATGATCCTGGGCGAGCATTCTCGCGAGAACGATCTCGAAGTGAATGCGGTCCGTGAAAAGAAGCTCACCAACATTCGTGCGGCTGGTAAGGACGACGCCCTGTTGCTGGTCCCGCCGCGTAAAATGAGCCTCGAACAGGCGATTGCTTACATCGAAGACGATGAATTGGTGGAAGTGACGCCTTCGGCGGTCCGTATACGGAAACGTTACCTGGACCCGAACGAGCGTAAGCGTATGGCGAAGTCGAAGTCTAACGACTGA
- a CDS encoding adenosine kinase, giving the protein MSEISLDLLCIGNAIVDILAPVSHEALKALGSPPGGMVLIDADQARGIEGGITPEQVMGGGSAANTAVVAQRLGARVGYLGKVAADEAGLHYARDLTAQGLRYPSAPVENADVPTARCIILVTPDGQRTMHTYLGICTDFGPEDVDAETVRSAAVTYMEGYLFDKPRAKAAFVHAAEIAHAAKRHVALTLSDSFCVGRHKASFRQLVAGHIDILFANEDEICALYDTTDFDAAAAQAAHETSLVVLTRSEKGAVVISGGQRYDVPTQPVKVVDTTGAGDAFAAGFLAALAKGRDLADCAALGNQAAGAIITRMGARPAAEFALRA; this is encoded by the coding sequence ATGTCTGAGATTTCGCTCGATCTGCTGTGTATCGGAAATGCCATCGTCGATATCCTGGCGCCTGTTAGCCATGAAGCCTTGAAGGCGCTTGGTTCTCCGCCGGGTGGCATGGTGCTGATCGACGCCGACCAGGCACGCGGAATCGAGGGCGGAATTACCCCGGAGCAAGTTATGGGGGGAGGTTCGGCCGCCAATACGGCAGTGGTGGCGCAGCGCCTTGGCGCGCGTGTCGGGTATCTGGGCAAAGTCGCGGCGGACGAAGCCGGATTGCACTATGCGCGCGATCTTACGGCGCAAGGGCTGCGCTATCCTTCCGCTCCTGTCGAAAACGCGGATGTGCCCACGGCGCGTTGCATCATTCTCGTCACGCCGGACGGCCAGCGCACGATGCACACCTATCTGGGCATCTGCACCGATTTCGGGCCGGAAGATGTGGATGCCGAAACCGTGCGATCCGCTGCCGTGACCTATATGGAAGGTTATCTGTTCGATAAGCCGCGCGCTAAGGCGGCTTTCGTTCATGCGGCGGAAATCGCCCATGCCGCGAAACGTCATGTGGCGCTGACTTTATCGGACTCGTTCTGCGTCGGGCGGCATAAGGCTTCCTTCCGCCAGTTGGTGGCGGGGCATATCGATATTCTCTTCGCCAACGAAGATGAAATTTGCGCGCTTTACGATACGACGGATTTCGATGCCGCCGCTGCTCAGGCCGCGCACGAAACCTCGCTCGTCGTTTTGACGCGTAGCGAAAAAGGTGCGGTCGTGATTTCCGGCGGTCAGCGGTATGACGTGCCGACACAGCCGGTGAAGGTGGTGGATACGACGGGCGCGGGAGACGCTTTCGCGGCAGGCTTCCTGGCGGCGCTCGCCAAAGGACGCGATCTGGCCGATTGCGCGGCGCTGGGCAATCAGGCCGCTGGTGCGATTATCACGCGCATGGGCGCACGCCCGGCGGCGGAGTTCGCATTGCGCGCTTGA
- a CDS encoding bactofilin family protein: MGRTPFPTPPSSNPAAPGARPAPAAAPLAAAPGARRETADRRTLVVGRGISVQGTVQDAERLVVEGTVEASMIHAAELSVAPGGVFRGEIEVEDAELAGTIDGTLTVRGNLTVRSTGRLIGKTKCRRLQVEDGGQITGHLEMITDGPGRPSVGEPLATSRPVTEPAESQAS; encoded by the coding sequence ATGGGCCGCACTCCGTTCCCGACGCCACCGTCCTCCAATCCTGCGGCACCCGGCGCACGTCCTGCTCCTGCCGCCGCACCGTTGGCTGCTGCACCCGGCGCACGTCGCGAAACGGCCGATCGTCGCACTCTGGTCGTCGGTCGCGGTATTTCGGTGCAAGGCACCGTGCAGGATGCCGAGCGTCTGGTGGTGGAAGGCACGGTTGAGGCGAGCATGATCCATGCGGCCGAACTCTCCGTGGCGCCCGGTGGCGTATTCCGTGGCGAGATCGAAGTCGAGGATGCGGAATTGGCCGGCACCATCGATGGCACGCTGACCGTGCGTGGCAACCTGACCGTGCGTTCGACGGGCCGCCTGATCGGAAAGACGAAGTGCCGTCGCCTGCAGGTCGAAGATGGTGGCCAGATCACCGGTCATCTGGAAATGATCACCGATGGTCCGGGCCGTCCGTCCGTTGGTGAGCCGTTAGCGACAAGCCGCCCGGTCACGGAACCGGCGGAAAGCCAAGCTTCTTAA
- a CDS encoding GcrA family cell cycle regulator: MEWTEEVISRLQELWKEGLSTAEIGRQLSITKNAVVGKAHRLGLPPRPSPIRATGKPRKAVSEDGVVAPAEDKPVKAAPKPKPAPVVSEAKPAESVTAPIAQAVVSPQPVVAAAAAELVKAAPAPAHTPQIVEAKTVEPTPAPVEPPKPQPVKAAEPKPEKAVAPEVKLRPILRPITGDTSTRRGPSCCWPIGDPGTPGFHFCGAKPLPGKPYCAEHAAMAYVKLRDRRESVA, encoded by the coding sequence ATGGAATGGACCGAGGAGGTAATCTCCCGTCTCCAAGAGCTTTGGAAGGAAGGACTTTCGACCGCTGAAATCGGTCGCCAGCTTTCGATCACCAAAAACGCTGTCGTTGGAAAAGCGCATCGTCTTGGCTTGCCGCCGCGTCCGTCCCCTATTCGTGCGACCGGAAAACCGCGGAAAGCCGTTTCTGAGGATGGCGTTGTAGCACCCGCCGAAGACAAGCCCGTTAAAGCAGCGCCTAAGCCAAAGCCCGCTCCTGTTGTATCGGAAGCGAAACCTGCCGAGAGCGTAACCGCTCCTATTGCGCAGGCAGTGGTTTCGCCTCAGCCTGTGGTGGCGGCCGCAGCGGCTGAGCTTGTGAAAGCGGCTCCCGCACCAGCACACACGCCTCAAATCGTTGAAGCCAAGACGGTCGAGCCTACGCCTGCTCCGGTAGAGCCGCCCAAACCCCAGCCTGTTAAGGCCGCCGAACCTAAGCCGGAAAAAGCCGTTGCGCCGGAAGTGAAGCTGCGCCCGATCTTGCGTCCGATCACGGGGGATACATCGACACGTCGCGGGCCGTCTTGCTGCTGGCCGATCGGCGATCCGGGAACGCCAGGTTTCCATTTCTGCGGCGCAAAGCCTCTGCCCGGTAAACCTTACTGCGCCGAACATGCCGCCATGGCGTATGTCAAATTGCGGGATCGCCGAGAGAGCGTCGCTTAA